In Mauremys mutica isolate MM-2020 ecotype Southern chromosome 16, ASM2049712v1, whole genome shotgun sequence, one DNA window encodes the following:
- the RNF34 gene encoding E3 ubiquitin-protein ligase RNF34 isoform X5, whose protein sequence is MKHVCCDCKKDFCSVCSILQENLRRCSTCHLLQETAFQRPQLMRLKIKDLRQYLILRNIPTDTCREKEDLVDLVLCHHGLGSEDTDTSSLHSSRSQTSSFFTHPFSLSVSVSSSQGELTNRRGSTENGTPVQGQSGMPPSNNEEEEEEENAEEQTPSMSRKRARASLSDISSLEDIEGLSVRQLKEILARNFVNYSGCCEKWELVEKVSRLYRESEENHTTQGEKMQLNESDDNLCRICMDAVIDCVLLECGHMVTCTKCGKRMSECPICRQYVVRAVHVFKS, encoded by the exons CATGTGTGTTGTGACTGCAAGAAGGATTTTTGCTCAGTTTGTTCAATCTTACAAGAAAATCTCAGAAGATGTTCTACTTGTCACTTGTTACAAGAGACAGCATTTCAGCGGCCTCAGTTAATGCGATTGAAAATCAAGGATCTGCGTCAGTATCTGATCCTTAGAAACATACCAACAGATACTTGTCGAGAAAAAGAAGACTTGGTGGATCTTGTACTCTGCCATCATGGATTAGGTTCTGAGGACACAGACACTAGTAGCTTGCATTCTTCAAGGTCACAGACTTCTAGTTTTTTTACACATCCATTTTCTCTGTCTGTATCAGTGTCCTCCTCTCAAGGAGAACTTACAAATAGAAGAGGAAGCACAGAAAATGGAACACCTGTACAG GGACAAAGTGGAATGCCGCCTTCAAataatgaagaagaagaagaagaagaaaatgcaGAAGAGCAG ACCCCTAGCATGTCCAGAAAGCGAGCAAGAGCATCATTGTCTGATATTTCAAGTCTGGAAGATATTGAAGGGTTGAGTGTTCGACAGCTGAAGGAAATACTTGCTCGAAATTTTGTCAACTATTCAGGATGCTGCGAAAAATGGGAACTTGTGGAGAAAGTGAGCAGGCTGTACAGAGAGAGTGAGGAAAATCACACGACAC AGGGAGAGAAGATGCAACTGAATGAGAGTGATGATAATCTGTGTAGGATCTGCATGGATGCAGTAATTGACTGTGTTCTTCTGGAATGTGGTCACATGGTCACTTGCACAAAGTGCGGCAAAAGAATGAGTGAGTGTCCCATCTGTAGACAGTATGTTGTACGAGCAGTGCATGTATTTAAATCTTAA